In Thermocrinis minervae, a single genomic region encodes these proteins:
- a CDS encoding thiazole synthase — protein MLDYEKLLEDDYLEIAGRRFKSRLIIGSGKFKSFQQNKEVLEASGAEIITVAVRRVNITDPTKENLLDYIDPNKYLILPNTAGCYTAEEAIKTAMMAREATGINWIKLEVIGDQKTLLPDMEETYKAAKFLVKEGFVVLPYIFDDPVYAKKFEDIGCAAVMPLAAPIGSGLGLQNPYNIMFIKEAVSVPVIVDAGIGSAADIPPVMELGVDAILTNTALAEAKDPIKMAVAMKYAVIAGRLSYLAGRMPKRTYAVPSSPTRGVPFKS, from the coding sequence ATGCTTGACTACGAAAAGCTCTTAGAGGATGATTACCTCGAGATAGCAGGCAGGCGTTTTAAATCAAGGTTAATCATAGGTTCTGGAAAGTTCAAAAGCTTCCAGCAGAACAAGGAAGTCCTCGAAGCATCAGGTGCAGAGATAATAACCGTTGCAGTAAGAAGGGTAAACATCACAGACCCTACCAAGGAAAACCTTCTGGACTACATAGACCCCAACAAGTACCTGATACTGCCCAACACAGCTGGATGCTACACAGCAGAAGAGGCCATAAAGACGGCCATGATGGCAAGAGAAGCAACAGGCATAAACTGGATAAAGCTTGAGGTCATAGGAGACCAAAAGACATTACTCCCCGATATGGAGGAAACTTACAAAGCCGCCAAGTTTTTAGTAAAAGAAGGCTTTGTAGTACTCCCTTACATCTTTGACGATCCTGTGTACGCCAAAAAGTTCGAAGACATAGGTTGTGCCGCAGTAATGCCCTTGGCAGCACCCATAGGTTCTGGTCTTGGTCTACAGAACCCATACAACATAATGTTTATAAAGGAAGCTGTCTCTGTCCCCGTAATAGTAGACGCAGGTATAGGTTCAGCGGCAGACATACCACCTGTCATGGAACTAGGTGTGGATGCCATCCTTACCAACACGGCTTTAGCCGAGGCAAAGGATCCTATAAAGATGGCCGTAGCAATGAAGTATGCAGTGATAGCTGGAAGATTATCTTACCTTGCAGGAAGGATGCCAAAGAGAACTTATGCCGTTCCTTCTTCACCTACCAGAGGAGTTCCTTTCAAGTCCTAG
- a CDS encoding (Fe-S)-binding protein, translating to MMVEIPLELAQKCVKCGLCKSVCPTYPYIEEERGFARGRLALAEMVLKGELPLTEEVALQWDQCAMCRRCEWICPNDVHYKEILVKAKELQNQTLGQSLVKKAGLKGLELMQSKVGRKLVPLAGKVFKFIPKDEIKVFFPTGAKKYMPKFKEDAFELRGKVFDVKNPKATLLFFTGCMIDMFQTSTGKNVIKLLNRAGYTVIVPEDIRCCGAPHYYSGDTKTFESLKEHNLKEFEKYSFDAFVVACPTCGGALSEDYGLNKKVYDLVELIQDLEFKGDGKRTTFHVPCHSYSAMKVDPKTFYTALKKVEGDTFVKAEKDQSCCGFAGLFSITNPQISDQVQKEKIEDLSKTQADVVLSACPGCVLNLKDGCIKHKTGQKVMHIADYLAERLKQD from the coding sequence ATGATGGTGGAGATACCTTTAGAACTTGCTCAAAAGTGTGTAAAGTGTGGGCTGTGTAAATCCGTGTGTCCTACTTATCCATACATAGAGGAAGAAAGGGGCTTTGCAAGGGGAAGGCTTGCCCTGGCCGAGATGGTTTTAAAGGGTGAGCTTCCGCTGACGGAAGAGGTAGCCCTTCAGTGGGATCAGTGTGCTATGTGCAGGCGCTGCGAGTGGATATGTCCAAATGACGTCCACTACAAGGAAATACTAGTAAAGGCAAAAGAGCTTCAAAATCAGACACTAGGTCAGAGTTTAGTAAAGAAGGCTGGACTAAAAGGCCTTGAACTCATGCAGTCCAAAGTAGGTAGAAAGCTGGTACCGTTGGCTGGTAAAGTTTTTAAGTTCATTCCAAAGGATGAGATAAAGGTTTTCTTTCCAACTGGTGCCAAAAAGTACATGCCCAAGTTTAAGGAAGATGCCTTTGAGCTCAGAGGTAAGGTCTTTGACGTAAAAAATCCAAAGGCTACCCTTCTGTTTTTCACAGGATGTATGATAGACATGTTCCAGACGAGTACAGGCAAGAACGTGATAAAACTCTTAAACAGAGCAGGTTATACGGTGATAGTCCCGGAGGACATACGCTGTTGTGGAGCACCCCACTACTACTCTGGAGACACCAAAACCTTTGAAAGCCTAAAAGAACATAACCTGAAGGAGTTTGAAAAGTACTCTTTTGACGCCTTTGTGGTTGCATGCCCCACATGCGGAGGAGCTCTCAGCGAAGATTATGGACTAAACAAAAAGGTCTACGACCTCGTGGAGCTTATCCAAGATCTAGAGTTTAAAGGAGATGGAAAAAGGACTACCTTCCACGTACCCTGTCACTCTTACTCAGCCATGAAGGTAGACCCAAAAACCTTCTATACAGCTCTGAAGAAGGTAGAAGGCGATACCTTTGTAAAGGCCGAAAAAGACCAATCCTGCTGCGGTTTTGCTGGCCTGTTCTCTATAACAAACCCTCAGATCTCGGATCAAGTCCAGAAGGAGAAGATAGAAGACCTTAGCAAGACACAGGCAGATGTAGTTCTCTCAGCATGTCCAGGATGCGTGCTAAACCTGAAGGACGGATGTATAAAGCACAAGACTGGTCAAAAGGTAATGCACATAGCCGACTATCTTGCAGAAAGACTAAAGCAGGATTAA
- a CDS encoding phosphoglucomutase/phosphomannomutase family protein produces the protein MIKFGTDGWRARIGEDFTFDNVRKVALAHAKVLQRKNLRKIFVGYDHRFLSEEFAKEVASVFKVEGFEVFLSSEPCTTPMVSFAIKYLGFDNGVMITASHNPPEYNGYKIKDSFGGSATVELVKEVEKEIERIEKVPKERQKVETLSVKESYINKIREFVNLELFSEKESRMVHDAMYGTAAGLLNLALKNTKIEVHSIRSYRDPLFGGHPPEPVEKYLKPLIEKVRSGDYSLGVANDGDGDRIALVDEKGSFVNTQMIYVLLLLHLLKHKNIKDGIVVKTVSTTYLADRICRAFGVKLVEVPVGFKHINELILKEKVIFGGEESGGYGVIHYLPERDGLFSALYIIEMLHLLGKPLSEVIQDIFKEFGTAYYERVDMYAEEDKKQKLKNLIENPPQKLGSYKVKEVITKDGLKLVFENDGWVLARASGTEPLIRIYAEMPTKEELQQVIKSMVDIFS, from the coding sequence ATGATAAAGTTTGGCACAGATGGATGGAGGGCAAGGATAGGAGAAGACTTTACCTTTGACAACGTAAGGAAGGTTGCTCTAGCTCATGCTAAGGTCCTTCAGAGGAAGAACCTAAGAAAGATCTTTGTAGGTTATGACCATAGATTCCTGTCAGAGGAGTTTGCCAAAGAAGTAGCAAGCGTCTTTAAAGTAGAAGGTTTTGAGGTTTTCTTATCTTCAGAGCCTTGCACTACTCCAATGGTATCCTTTGCTATAAAGTACCTGGGCTTTGATAACGGAGTTATGATAACTGCATCCCACAATCCACCTGAGTACAACGGTTACAAGATAAAGGATTCCTTCGGTGGGTCTGCAACTGTAGAACTTGTCAAGGAAGTAGAAAAAGAAATAGAGAGGATAGAGAAAGTGCCAAAAGAAAGACAGAAGGTAGAAACTCTAAGTGTGAAAGAAAGCTATATAAACAAAATTCGGGAGTTTGTAAACTTAGAGCTATTCTCAGAAAAAGAATCGCGTATGGTACACGATGCCATGTACGGAACGGCGGCTGGGCTCCTAAACCTTGCCCTTAAAAACACAAAGATAGAAGTACATTCCATACGTTCTTACAGAGATCCACTCTTTGGGGGACATCCACCAGAGCCTGTAGAGAAATACCTTAAGCCTTTGATAGAAAAGGTGAGGTCTGGAGATTATTCCCTCGGTGTTGCAAACGATGGAGACGGAGACAGGATTGCACTCGTGGACGAAAAGGGAAGTTTTGTTAACACACAGATGATATATGTGCTCCTTCTCCTACATCTACTCAAGCATAAGAATATCAAGGATGGCATAGTCGTAAAGACCGTATCTACTACGTACCTAGCAGACAGGATATGCCGGGCCTTTGGTGTCAAACTAGTAGAGGTACCCGTAGGCTTCAAGCATATAAACGAGCTCATACTTAAGGAAAAGGTCATATTTGGTGGAGAGGAGAGCGGAGGTTATGGAGTGATCCACTACCTGCCAGAAAGGGACGGACTTTTCAGCGCCCTTTACATCATTGAGATGCTCCACCTTCTAGGAAAGCCACTTTCTGAGGTCATACAGGACATATTCAAGGAGTTTGGTACAGCTTACTACGAACGTGTAGACATGTACGCAGAAGAAGACAAAAAGCAAAAACTAAAGAACCTTATAGAAAATCCACCCCAGAAGCTAGGAAGTTACAAGGTAAAAGAAGTGATAACAAAAGATGGGTTAAAGCTTGTTTTTGAAAATGATGGATGGGTCCTTGCCAGAGCTTCTGGAACAGAGCCCCTCATAAGGATATACGCCGAGATGCCTACTAAAGAAGAGCTACAGCAAGTCATAAAGTCCATGGTAGATATCTTTTCTTAA
- a CDS encoding thermonuclease family protein yields MRKYAVFPVILLLLAFSFSSGFLFDHLGKKEAVVHHVTDGDTIVVIIDGKKERVRLIGIDAPESSINPRIEKQRSLGDVQTILKMGQEAKEYVQSLVKPGDKVYLEFDVQQRDKYGRLLAYVYLKDGRMLNKEIICNGYAMPLTIPPNVKYADEFRRCYIQAREKGLGLWKETK; encoded by the coding sequence ATGAGGAAGTACGCTGTGTTTCCTGTGATCTTGTTGCTTTTGGCGTTCAGCTTTAGCAGTGGGTTTTTATTTGACCATCTAGGCAAGAAGGAAGCAGTGGTACATCATGTAACGGATGGGGATACCATAGTGGTGATAATAGATGGAAAGAAGGAGAGGGTGAGGTTGATAGGGATAGATGCTCCAGAGAGTAGCATAAACCCAAGGATCGAAAAGCAGAGGTCTTTAGGAGATGTTCAGACAATTCTCAAGATGGGACAAGAGGCTAAGGAGTATGTGCAATCCTTAGTAAAGCCGGGGGACAAGGTGTACCTAGAGTTTGATGTCCAGCAGAGGGATAAGTATGGAAGATTGCTGGCGTATGTGTATTTAAAAGACGGAAGGATGCTAAATAAAGAGATAATATGCAACGGCTATGCCATGCCCTTAACCATACCACCCAACGTAAAGTATGCAGATGAGTTTAGAAGGTGCTACATACAGGCAAGAGAAAAAGGCTTAGGCCTCTGGAAGGAAACCAAGTAA
- the alr gene encoding alanine racemase, translated as MSRAVLEISKEAIRHNARALSSYSGKKVIAVIKANGYGVGAVQMASILEDMPEVEGYAVACVEEGIELRKEGFRKKILVLGGVLKGEEKAFLEYELTPVISHAEHLKAIESVPIKFQLKYDTGMGRLGFFKDIVHDPRVEGILTHLSSPLDKDFSLAQIVCFERIIKHYPKLPYVHLESSAGVVYKVPWTTHIRIGLALHGEKPFPGYPIELKRALTLKARILSVKELPKGFPVSYSRTYITDKPKKVGVVAFGYADGLHKVLSNIAHLYYKGKPVKILGNITMDMTMVDLDGTDAKVGDWVHIVCEQQSFTDLARLAGTIPYELMCNLSNRIRRVLLDEERILNQL; from the coding sequence ATGTCCAGAGCCGTCCTTGAGATATCCAAGGAAGCCATCAGACATAACGCAAGAGCTCTTTCTTCCTACTCAGGTAAAAAGGTAATAGCTGTTATAAAGGCAAACGGATACGGTGTAGGTGCTGTCCAAATGGCCAGTATTCTGGAGGATATGCCAGAAGTAGAAGGGTATGCTGTTGCTTGCGTGGAGGAGGGTATAGAGCTAAGGAAGGAAGGTTTTAGAAAAAAAATTTTAGTACTTGGTGGTGTCCTCAAAGGAGAAGAAAAGGCTTTTTTAGAGTACGAGCTTACACCGGTGATTTCACATGCAGAACACCTTAAGGCTATAGAGAGTGTTCCCATCAAGTTTCAATTAAAGTACGACACAGGTATGGGAAGGCTTGGCTTCTTCAAAGACATAGTCCATGACCCACGGGTGGAGGGTATTTTGACACACCTTTCTAGTCCACTAGACAAGGACTTTTCTCTTGCACAAATAGTATGCTTTGAGAGAATAATAAAACACTACCCTAAGCTTCCCTATGTACACCTGGAGAGCTCTGCAGGAGTTGTGTACAAAGTACCTTGGACTACCCACATAAGGATTGGCCTTGCCCTTCATGGAGAGAAACCCTTTCCAGGATATCCCATAGAGCTAAAAAGAGCACTCACCCTAAAGGCAAGGATACTATCAGTAAAGGAGCTTCCAAAAGGCTTTCCCGTATCTTACTCCAGAACTTACATAACAGATAAGCCCAAGAAGGTAGGGGTTGTCGCCTTTGGATACGCCGATGGCCTTCACAAGGTACTTTCCAACATTGCCCACCTATACTACAAGGGAAAGCCTGTAAAAATCTTGGGTAACATAACTATGGACATGACTATGGTAGATTTAGACGGTACTGATGCTAAAGTAGGCGACTGGGTTCACATAGTGTGTGAGCAGCAGAGTTTTACAGATCTTGCCAGGCTCGCCGGAACTATTCCCTACGAACTTATGTGTAACCTGTCAAACCGAATAAGGAGGGTACTACTAGATGAAGAAAGGATACTTAATCAGCTTTGA
- the tmk gene encoding dTMP kinase: protein MKKGYLISFEGIDGSGKTTLSRMLYEHLLKEGHKVSLYRDPGSTELAENIRKLILENDMDPTTELLLFEAARSSLVWEKILPDLREGKIILLDRFIDSTVVYQGFGKEINLGTVNILNHISTRSIKPDLTIIINIPLEKAVERLKTSKSRFEQDLEYLRKVRDAYFLLPDMYKERRYAFVDGSRELQEVFEEVKNLVLSLIND, encoded by the coding sequence ATGAAGAAAGGATACTTAATCAGCTTTGAAGGCATAGACGGTTCAGGGAAAACCACTCTATCTAGAATGCTTTATGAACATCTTCTTAAAGAAGGCCACAAAGTCAGCCTCTATAGGGATCCAGGAAGTACAGAACTTGCTGAAAACATAAGGAAGCTAATCCTTGAAAACGATATGGATCCTACTACAGAGCTTCTGCTTTTTGAAGCAGCAAGGAGCAGCCTGGTGTGGGAGAAAATCCTTCCAGACTTAAGAGAAGGAAAAATAATTCTTCTGGACAGGTTCATAGACTCTACAGTGGTTTATCAAGGTTTCGGAAAGGAGATAAACCTGGGTACCGTCAACATACTCAACCACATCTCCACCAGGAGCATAAAGCCGGACCTCACAATCATAATAAACATTCCCCTTGAGAAGGCAGTAGAACGCCTAAAAACTTCCAAAAGTCGTTTTGAACAGGATCTGGAGTACCTAAGAAAAGTCAGGGATGCTTACTTTCTCCTGCCAGACATGTACAAAGAAAGAAGGTACGCTTTCGTAGATGGCAGTAGAGAACTCCAGGAGGTGTTTGAGGAGGTTAAAAACCTAGTGCTCAGTTTAATAAACGATTAA
- a CDS encoding TerC family protein: MNWPAEMEINWLVFGAVVFIALFLDLFVFHRTPHKISIKESLLFSLFWFTLGVAFGGYVYYTKGLDRTVEYFTAYLLEKSLSLDNIFVFILIFSYFKIPEEYRHKVLFWGVLGAIVTRFIFIFTGLWLVEKINWIVYAFGLILIASAVKILTMEDKEFHPENTLAYRIASNLFPMKPSVESGSFFIREGRKVYATPLFLALMFVESSDIMFAIDSVPAVIAVSRDPFVVYTSNIFAILGLRALYFAASTILPLFHYIHYGLAFVLAFIGFKMLVSNFYHIPPYVSLLLIISVLAISMIASIVSKKGNG; the protein is encoded by the coding sequence ATGAACTGGCCAGCTGAAATGGAAATAAACTGGTTAGTCTTTGGAGCCGTAGTCTTTATTGCCCTCTTTTTGGACCTTTTTGTCTTCCACAGAACTCCTCACAAGATATCCATAAAGGAGTCCTTACTCTTCTCCCTCTTTTGGTTCACCCTTGGTGTTGCCTTTGGAGGTTATGTGTACTACACAAAAGGTCTTGACAGAACTGTAGAGTACTTTACCGCTTACCTTCTTGAAAAATCCCTAAGCTTGGACAACATCTTCGTCTTCATCCTCATCTTCTCTTACTTTAAGATACCTGAAGAATACAGGCATAAGGTCCTCTTCTGGGGCGTGCTTGGTGCTATAGTGACCCGTTTTATTTTCATCTTTACAGGTCTGTGGCTTGTGGAGAAGATAAACTGGATAGTTTACGCCTTCGGTCTTATCCTTATAGCTTCTGCAGTAAAGATCCTCACCATGGAAGACAAAGAGTTTCATCCAGAAAACACTTTGGCCTATAGGATAGCAAGCAATCTATTCCCAATGAAGCCAAGCGTAGAGTCTGGTAGCTTCTTCATAAGGGAGGGCAGAAAGGTGTACGCCACACCTCTCTTTTTGGCTTTGATGTTTGTAGAGTCCTCGGACATAATGTTCGCCATAGACTCAGTACCTGCTGTCATAGCTGTGTCAAGAGACCCTTTTGTAGTTTACACTTCCAACATCTTTGCCATCTTAGGTCTTAGAGCTCTTTACTTTGCAGCTTCTACCATACTCCCCCTCTTTCACTACATCCACTATGGGCTTGCCTTTGTTTTAGCCTTCATAGGTTTTAAGATGCTAGTGTCTAACTTCTACCACATACCGCCTTATGTATCTTTACTGCTCATCATAAGTGTCTTGGCCATATCTATGATCGCCTCTATTGTTTCTAAAAAGGGCAATGGTTAA
- a CDS encoding bifunctional phosphoglucose/phosphomannose isomerase, producing MTEALSLLEEFPKQFLVDLPHRISLEKIKGVIFSGMGGSGIVGDFVKLLLERDLNLPMLSLRGYDLPRFVGEDWLVVCTSYSGNTEETISVFEQALERRCRLVAISSGGKLKELALMHGVLHISLPEGFPPRYAFGYMLSSLLSLFGISMKDVSEHLEDSKENIKKEADYIAKRLYGYVPIIYATPLTEPVAFRWKTQINENSKSLCYYVTLPEMHHNEVVGLDNPKTRNCLVFLIMHDEEDHERIKKRVDITQNILKELGIAPIILKGEGNTLLKRLMYLLYLGDYTSCLLAQTYGYDPIPVRVIERIKHELAS from the coding sequence ATGACAGAAGCCCTGAGTCTGTTAGAAGAATTTCCAAAACAGTTTTTGGTGGACCTCCCTCACAGGATAAGCCTTGAGAAGATTAAGGGTGTAATCTTCTCTGGTATGGGTGGTTCTGGTATAGTAGGGGATTTTGTTAAGCTGCTCCTTGAGAGGGACCTAAACCTTCCTATGCTGTCTTTAAGGGGATACGACCTTCCCAGGTTCGTAGGAGAGGACTGGCTTGTAGTATGTACAAGTTACAGCGGTAACACGGAGGAGACAATAAGCGTTTTTGAGCAAGCACTAGAGAGGAGATGCAGGCTTGTGGCTATAAGCTCGGGCGGAAAGCTAAAAGAACTTGCTCTAATGCACGGAGTACTCCACATTTCCCTACCAGAAGGTTTTCCCCCTAGGTATGCTTTTGGGTACATGCTCTCATCTTTGCTTTCCCTATTTGGTATCAGTATGAAGGACGTTTCAGAGCATCTTGAGGACAGCAAAGAGAATATAAAGAAGGAAGCAGATTACATAGCTAAAAGGCTTTACGGTTATGTTCCGATAATCTACGCTACACCCCTAACAGAACCTGTAGCCTTCAGGTGGAAAACTCAGATAAACGAAAACTCCAAAAGCCTCTGCTATTATGTAACCCTTCCCGAGATGCACCATAACGAGGTAGTAGGTCTTGACAACCCAAAAACCAGAAACTGTTTAGTCTTTTTGATCATGCACGATGAAGAGGATCATGAAAGGATAAAGAAAAGGGTTGACATAACTCAGAACATACTCAAGGAGCTGGGAATAGCTCCCATAATACTGAAGGGTGAAGGGAACACACTCCTTAAGAGACTCATGTACCTGCTTTATCTCGGGGATTACACAAGCTGCTTGCTAGCTCAAACTTATGGCTACGACCCTATTCCTGTTAGGGTAATAGAAAGAATAAAGCATGAACTGGCCAGCTGA
- the rimP gene encoding ribosome maturation factor RimP, whose amino-acid sequence MRIDEKAVEERVKELVKPIVERMGYRLFDVEFRPEKGWVLRIIVDKEGGITVGECEEISKRVSALLDVEDLIPFSYFLEVSSPGLTRELKKPEHFEFFTGRKVRIILREPVQGKRELVGVIKGVEEGIVKVEVEGQVVHIPFSVIARANLEM is encoded by the coding sequence ATGCGCATAGATGAAAAAGCGGTAGAAGAAAGAGTAAAAGAGTTGGTAAAACCCATAGTGGAAAGGATGGGGTATAGACTCTTTGACGTCGAATTCAGACCCGAGAAGGGGTGGGTACTCAGGATCATAGTGGACAAGGAGGGGGGTATTACGGTAGGTGAATGTGAGGAGATAAGTAAAAGGGTGTCAGCTTTGTTGGATGTGGAAGATCTGATTCCTTTTTCTTACTTTCTTGAAGTTTCTTCACCTGGCCTAACAAGGGAGCTTAAAAAGCCAGAACACTTTGAGTTCTTTACAGGTAGAAAGGTGAGGATTATCTTGAGGGAGCCTGTACAGGGGAAGAGGGAGTTAGTGGGCGTTATAAAGGGTGTAGAAGAGGGGATAGTTAAAGTGGAGGTGGAGGGTCAGGTGGTCCATATACCCTTCTCTGTGATAGCAAGAGCTAACCTGGAGATGTGA
- the nusA gene encoding transcription termination factor NusA, translated as MVKNLRKLIEQVAKEKNLPVWTVERALKDAIAVAIKKDRKIRDYLDVELEDEGIKVFLVRKEGKEPLDISPEDLNRLAAYAAKEEFLKELEKAEEERGYLEFVELEGQIVFGVVRKIFENSDILVDLGKVTAILPKREQIPKESYKVGDRIKALLLEVRKQKGRYQLILSRTHPKFLLRLLELEVPEIKTGEIEVKAIAREPGERAKVLVSSKDTKIDPVGVVVGLRGSRIAPVSKELAGEKIEVIRWTEDIEELIKRSLSPAPVTKVRLIPEEKRAEVAVPKEKLSVAIGKHGSNVKLANKITGWYLDVMSEEDFEKLQSLRR; from the coding sequence ATGGTGAAAAATCTAAGAAAGCTCATAGAACAGGTGGCCAAGGAAAAGAACTTGCCTGTATGGACGGTGGAGCGTGCCCTCAAGGATGCCATAGCCGTAGCCATAAAGAAGGACAGGAAGATAAGAGATTACTTAGACGTGGAGTTGGAGGACGAGGGAATAAAGGTTTTCTTGGTTAGGAAGGAAGGAAAGGAACCTCTGGATATATCACCTGAGGACTTGAACAGGTTGGCAGCTTACGCAGCTAAGGAGGAGTTCCTGAAGGAGCTAGAGAAAGCCGAAGAAGAGAGGGGTTACCTCGAGTTTGTAGAGCTTGAAGGCCAAATAGTGTTCGGAGTCGTCAGGAAGATATTTGAAAACTCGGACATACTCGTGGATCTCGGAAAGGTAACGGCCATACTCCCAAAGAGGGAACAGATTCCAAAGGAGAGTTACAAAGTGGGAGACAGGATAAAGGCTCTCCTTCTGGAGGTGAGAAAGCAAAAAGGTCGCTACCAGCTCATACTTTCAAGAACACATCCTAAGTTTCTCTTAAGGCTTCTTGAGTTAGAGGTGCCGGAGATAAAGACGGGAGAGATAGAGGTAAAGGCCATAGCAAGGGAACCCGGAGAAAGAGCAAAGGTGCTTGTAAGCTCCAAGGATACAAAGATAGATCCTGTAGGTGTAGTTGTTGGCCTGAGAGGTTCTCGTATAGCTCCTGTATCAAAGGAGCTTGCAGGTGAGAAGATAGAGGTCATAAGGTGGACTGAGGATATAGAGGAGCTTATAAAGAGAAGCCTATCCCCGGCACCTGTTACAAAAGTAAGGCTCATACCTGAAGAAAAGAGGGCGGAGGTGGCAGTTCCAAAGGAAAAGCTTTCCGTAGCCATAGGCAAACACGGTTCTAACGTTAAGTTGGCCAACAAGATTACAGGTTGGTATTTGGATGTCATGTCAGAAGAAGACTTCGAAAAACTTCAGTCGCTAAGACGCTAA
- a CDS encoding class I SAM-dependent RNA methyltransferase produces the protein MEELTLDIEKLVHGGYGLATYGGKKVFVRYALPGERVKAQVIKEKKDYIEAQAVDIILPSAYRVDPPCPYYGFCGGCQLQHLEYGQQLEQKKLILLEDLYRIGGIREELQVKTVASASYHYRIRVQFKVKDGRLGFFKPQSNELIEISECMLCHSEINALVPSLKEVLKKAKDVQEIHVLYSPTEDEFLVKLVGPMAQDKDTLRKLMEGTLPKRVVGLGDFHILSGKLIKRSHVGREFTFIKVGNYTYRVSNESFFQVNHTTWEKLIEEAIEGAYGRALELYSGVGFFSLPLSEKVEFLTAGEMNPTSVKDAQYSARLIGRSNITFVHSPSKEILKDHAGELVDFVLVDPPRTGLTGEELKLLLQMKPTRINYVSCNTSTLARDLSILVKGGYSIRGITLVDNFPQTYHIESVVRLEFKGT, from the coding sequence ATGGAAGAGTTAACGCTTGATATAGAAAAGCTTGTACATGGTGGCTATGGACTTGCCACTTACGGCGGCAAAAAGGTTTTTGTAAGGTATGCCCTACCCGGCGAGAGGGTAAAGGCTCAGGTAATAAAGGAGAAAAAGGACTACATAGAGGCCCAAGCAGTAGACATTATACTGCCTTCTGCTTATAGGGTTGACCCACCATGTCCTTATTATGGCTTCTGTGGTGGATGCCAGCTTCAGCACCTAGAGTATGGACAGCAGCTTGAACAAAAGAAGCTGATCCTGCTTGAAGACCTATACAGGATAGGCGGTATAAGGGAAGAGCTTCAGGTGAAAACGGTAGCTTCTGCTAGCTACCACTACAGGATAAGGGTACAGTTCAAAGTGAAGGATGGAAGGCTCGGATTCTTTAAACCTCAAAGTAACGAGCTTATAGAGATCTCTGAGTGCATGCTTTGTCATTCGGAGATAAACGCGCTCGTTCCATCTTTAAAAGAGGTCCTAAAGAAGGCAAAGGATGTTCAAGAAATTCATGTACTCTACTCTCCTACAGAGGACGAGTTTTTGGTAAAGCTTGTAGGGCCTATGGCTCAAGATAAAGACACACTAAGAAAGCTTATGGAAGGAACGTTACCAAAGCGCGTTGTAGGCTTGGGAGACTTTCATATACTTAGCGGCAAGCTTATAAAGAGATCTCATGTGGGCAGGGAGTTTACCTTCATAAAAGTTGGAAACTACACTTACAGGGTGAGCAATGAGTCCTTCTTCCAGGTTAACCATACCACTTGGGAAAAGCTTATAGAGGAAGCTATTGAAGGTGCTTACGGAAGGGCTCTTGAACTTTACTCTGGAGTAGGCTTTTTCAGTCTCCCCCTCTCTGAAAAGGTGGAATTTTTAACAGCTGGAGAGATGAATCCCACATCAGTAAAGGACGCTCAGTACAGTGCGAGGCTTATAGGGAGAAGCAACATAACCTTTGTTCACTCCCCTTCTAAGGAGATACTAAAAGATCATGCTGGAGAGCTTGTGGACTTTGTGCTAGTAGATCCACCACGCACCGGCTTGACGGGAGAAGAACTAAAACTCCTGCTTCAGATGAAACCTACCCGTATAAACTATGTCTCTTGCAACACTTCCACCCTTGCTAGGGATCTCTCCATCCTTGTAAAGGGTGGCTACAGCATAAGGGGTATTACCCTTGTGGACAACTTTCCCCAGACCTACCACATAGAAAGCGTGGTGAGGCTAGAGTTTAAAGGGACATAA